In Bacteroidota bacterium, one genomic interval encodes:
- a CDS encoding NADH-quinone oxidoreductase subunit D: protein MTNKITSNLKTDEMVLNMGPQHPSTHGVLRVELKIDGEKIIHAEPHLGYLHRCFEKHCEAMTYPQVIPYVDRMDYLAAMNNELGYVIAVEKLLKIEIPERVEYIRVIMSELQRIASHLVALGTFGLDVGAFTPFLFTFRDREKILNLFEITCGARLLYNYIWVGGVSHDLHPDFLRLTKEFIEYFRPKVEELNGLLTYNKIFIERTANIGVLPDDLAVNYGVSGPSLRGSGFKWDIRKNDPYSIYNRFDFDVPVGQGLAGTLGDCWDRYYVRVLELEQSLRILEQAIEQIPEGDVTSAIPKRVKPNEGIAYARVENPKGELGYFIISKGGLQPARVKVRPPSFVNLSVFSEIAKGHMVSDVVAILGSLDIVLGEIDR from the coding sequence ATGACGAATAAAATAACTTCAAACTTAAAAACTGATGAAATGGTCCTTAACATGGGACCACAACACCCGTCTACTCACGGTGTTCTCCGTGTGGAACTTAAAATAGATGGTGAAAAGATCATCCATGCGGAACCGCATCTTGGTTATCTGCACAGATGCTTCGAAAAACATTGCGAGGCAATGACATATCCTCAGGTAATTCCCTATGTTGACCGTATGGACTACCTTGCCGCCATGAATAACGAGCTCGGTTATGTGATTGCAGTCGAAAAACTCCTGAAAATTGAAATTCCTGAGAGAGTTGAATACATTCGTGTAATTATGAGTGAATTACAGCGGATTGCTTCGCACCTTGTGGCTCTCGGAACTTTCGGACTCGATGTCGGAGCTTTCACACCATTTCTGTTCACATTCCGTGACAGAGAAAAAATCCTCAATCTTTTCGAGATCACCTGCGGTGCAAGACTGCTATACAATTATATATGGGTTGGTGGGGTATCTCATGATCTTCATCCTGACTTTTTAAGATTAACAAAAGAATTTATCGAATATTTCAGACCAAAAGTTGAAGAGCTTAACGGTCTGCTGACATATAACAAGATCTTTATCGAAAGAACCGCCAATATCGGTGTGCTTCCTGATGATCTGGCTGTTAATTATGGAGTTTCGGGTCCGAGCTTAAGAGGTTCCGGATTCAAATGGGATATCCGTAAAAATGATCCTTATTCCATCTACAACAGATTTGATTTTGATGTTCCGGTTGGTCAGGGTCTCGCCGGTACTCTTGGCGACTGTTGGGACAGATACTATGTCCGCGTTCTGGAACTGGAACAGAGTCTCCGGATTCTTGAACAGGCTATCGAACAGATACCCGAAGGTGATGTAACTTCCGCCATTCCCAAAAGAGTGAAGCCAAATGAAGGAATCGCTTACGCAAGAGTTGAAAACCCTAAAGGTGAGCTCGGCTATTTTATAATCAGTAAAGGCGGACTGCAACCTGCCAGAGTGAAAGTGCGTCCACCTTCTTTCGTAAATTTAAGCGTATTCTCCGAAATTGCCAAAGGACACATGGTTAGTGATGTCGTAGCAATTCTCGGCAGTCTTGATATTGTTTTGGGAGAGATCGACAGATGA
- the nuoK gene encoding NADH-quinone oxidoreductase subunit NuoK yields the protein MVGLNHFLILSSILFCLGIFGVITRKNAITVLMGLEMILNAASLNFVAISRFTDMAAHGQVISLFIIVLAASEAAIALAIVLNLYKNYSNVNVDEINTLKD from the coding sequence ATGGTTGGTCTAAATCATTTTCTTATACTTTCATCGATTCTTTTTTGCCTCGGAATTTTTGGTGTCATAACCAGAAAAAATGCCATCACGGTATTAATGGGGCTCGAAATGATACTAAATGCAGCATCTCTGAACTTTGTGGCAATCTCCCGTTTCACTGATATGGCAGCTCACGGACAGGTAATTTCCCTGTTTATAATTGTGCTTGCAGCATCAGAGGCAGCCATTGCGCTTGCAATAGTTCTGAATCTCTATAAAAATTACTCTAATGTAAATGTTGATGAAATTAATACTTTAAAAGATTAA
- a CDS encoding NADH-quinone oxidoreductase subunit C, which translates to MKTFEELVELLKSKFTGESDIEARKEGTEDVILVNPLIIKDVCSFLATEAELKFDSLVLLSGADDENGEKIKHEDESFDIQGGTLSVYYHIESTSLVHKLTLRVSVDRENPVTQSVSTVWRCADWHEREAFDMYGFIFEGHPNLIRILMPYDWEFGYPLRKDYKNPEFYHGMKVPY; encoded by the coding sequence ATGAAAACATTCGAAGAACTCGTTGAACTATTAAAATCTAAATTTACCGGGGAATCAGATATTGAAGCCCGCAAAGAAGGCACGGAAGATGTCATTCTTGTGAATCCCCTTATTATAAAAGATGTTTGCAGTTTTCTAGCCACTGAAGCTGAGTTGAAATTCGACTCACTTGTTCTGCTTTCAGGAGCGGATGATGAGAATGGTGAGAAAATCAAGCATGAAGATGAATCGTTCGATATTCAAGGTGGCACACTCAGTGTTTACTACCATATCGAATCCACTTCCCTCGTACACAAATTAACCCTTAGAGTTTCCGTCGACCGGGAAAATCCTGTCACTCAGTCTGTATCCACCGTTTGGAGATGTGCCGACTGGCATGAACGGGAAGCTTTTGACATGTATGGTTTCATTTTCGAGGGCCACCCCAATCTTATCAGAATCTTGATGCCTTACGACTGGGAATTTGGATACCCCCTCAGAAAAGATTATAAAAATCCGGAATTTTATCACGGAATGAAAGTGCCTTACTAA
- a CDS encoding NADH-quinone oxidoreductase subunit J, which yields MELFDLFFYIFATVIVISGAVTVLNKNLIYAAFSLLVLLSSVAAMFFILGAEFLAMVQILIYVGGILILVVFGIMLTGQVKAVPIRENFFYLLLASVTTGLLCGLLVTGITSLPSKMLGANIVSTPIKDLGNLLIGKYYLIFGVLGVLLLVILIAAAGMARNNKD from the coding sequence ATGGAATTATTTGATTTATTCTTCTATATTTTTGCGACCGTTATTGTTATCTCGGGAGCAGTTACTGTTCTGAATAAAAACCTTATTTACGCTGCTTTTTCCCTTCTTGTTCTCCTAAGCAGTGTGGCTGCAATGTTTTTTATTCTCGGAGCTGAATTTCTGGCGATGGTCCAGATACTGATCTATGTTGGTGGTATTCTTATCCTGGTCGTTTTCGGTATAATGTTGACAGGACAGGTTAAAGCGGTACCAATAAGAGAGAATTTCTTTTATCTGCTTCTGGCGTCGGTTACGACGGGTTTGCTCTGCGGTCTGCTTGTTACGGGCATTACCTCTCTTCCTTCGAAGATGCTTGGCGCAAATATCGTATCGACTCCGATAAAGGATTTAGGAAATTTATTAATTGGCAAGTATTATTTAATTTTTGGTGTACTCGGTGTACTGCTGTTGGTCATTCTGATTGCGGCTGCGGGTATGGCACGAAACAATAAAGATTAG
- a CDS encoding NADH-quinone oxidoreductase subunit H, which produces MFNFWDFLIILLYAIVPLVFIIPFALMAVFAERKISAWIQNRVGPNRTGPGGWFQTTADILKLMQKEDIVASGADKKLFLIAPIVVFLGSYAAYAALPFTSVYIGTNINLGVLFMVAISGYVVAGIVFAGWASDNKYSIMGSMRSASQLVSYEIPTLFVIISIFAVTQQFNLHELSEMQTSNIFNWGIFGFADLGFKRILLIPALFTLMIILFISTLAEVNRTPFDLPEAESELVAGFHTEYSGMKFALFFLSEYANMFAVSALVTSFFLGGYQSPFGYLGRLLGWEWLVPVEQVFWFLSKGLILVAVQIWMRWSLPRLRMDQLMKVCWKYLIPIAFICFIYITIVMYI; this is translated from the coding sequence ATGTTTAATTTTTGGGACTTTCTTATTATCCTCCTTTACGCCATCGTGCCGCTCGTGTTTATTATTCCTTTTGCCCTGATGGCAGTTTTTGCAGAACGAAAAATTTCAGCCTGGATTCAGAACCGTGTAGGTCCCAACAGAACAGGTCCCGGTGGCTGGTTTCAGACGACTGCGGATATTCTTAAACTGATGCAGAAAGAAGATATTGTTGCCTCAGGAGCAGACAAAAAACTCTTTCTGATAGCACCAATTGTAGTGTTTCTCGGAAGCTACGCTGCATATGCCGCACTTCCCTTTACATCGGTTTATATTGGCACAAATATCAACCTTGGAGTTCTGTTCATGGTTGCCATATCCGGGTATGTTGTAGCAGGTATTGTATTCGCCGGATGGGCTTCAGACAACAAATACTCAATTATGGGTTCGATGAGATCGGCTTCACAGCTCGTAAGCTATGAAATTCCGACTCTCTTTGTTATCATCTCGATTTTTGCAGTTACCCAGCAGTTCAATCTTCATGAGCTGAGCGAAATGCAGACTTCAAATATCTTTAACTGGGGTATTTTTGGTTTTGCCGATCTCGGGTTCAAAAGGATTCTGCTCATTCCTGCGCTATTTACTTTGATGATTATTCTCTTTATCAGTACTCTTGCCGAAGTAAACCGGACACCGTTCGATCTTCCGGAAGCAGAGTCGGAACTGGTTGCGGGCTTTCACACCGAATACAGCGGAATGAAATTTGCACTTTTCTTCCTCTCAGAGTATGCAAACATGTTTGCAGTCTCAGCTCTGGTAACCTCATTTTTTCTCGGTGGATATCAATCACCGTTTGGTTACCTCGGTAGACTTTTGGGATGGGAATGGCTTGTTCCGGTTGAACAGGTTTTCTGGTTCCTGAGTAAAGGTCTGATTCTGGTAGCTGTTCAGATTTGGATGAGATGGTCACTCCCCCGCTTAAGAATGGATCAGCTTATGAAAGTGTGCTGGAAATATCTGATACCAATAGCTTTTATATGTTTTATTTACATCACGATTGTAATGTATATCTAG
- a CDS encoding NADH-quinone oxidoreductase subunit I, translating to MMNAITTYLNEIKSAVMTTLIGMKITWKNMFYESVTIQYPEVKPILPERTRNRLYVNMDDCIGCDQCARACPVSCIDIETVKCVPGEDLGKTSNGKKKMLWVTKFDIDFAKCCYCQLCVFPCPTDCIYMTDVYEFSEYDRSALIYNFATLTPEESAEKKENFRILAESKAKPVQPNTAS from the coding sequence ATGATGAACGCAATAACTACATATCTCAATGAGATAAAATCAGCAGTAATGACTACTCTTATCGGTATGAAAATTACCTGGAAGAATATGTTTTATGAGTCTGTAACAATACAATATCCGGAGGTTAAGCCGATTCTTCCCGAAAGGACAAGAAACCGCTTATATGTTAACATGGATGACTGCATCGGTTGCGACCAGTGTGCGAGAGCATGCCCGGTCAGTTGTATTGATATAGAGACCGTTAAGTGTGTACCCGGGGAAGACCTTGGTAAAACAAGTAACGGCAAGAAGAAAATGCTTTGGGTTACTAAATTCGATATCGATTTCGCGAAGTGCTGCTATTGCCAGCTTTGCGTTTTCCCTTGTCCGACCGATTGCATTTACATGACTGATGTCTATGAATTTTCTGAATACGACCGGTCAGCACTTATTTACAACTTTGCGACTTTAACACCTGAGGAATCTGCTGAAAAGAAAGAGAACTTCAGGATACTTGCTGAAAGCAAAGCCAAACCTGTACAACCAAATACGGCAAGTTAG
- the nuoL gene encoding NADH-quinone oxidoreductase subunit L, giving the protein MNTLTIYQILIVLLPLSGFLVAVLSPRSMKKSYIAEVSIMFVSLLMAAFLFITKIHDYPDETIRYSFVLFSLSGAGEGFKFMVDLTMDNMTVSLLFMVTLISFLVHFFSLEYMHDEPLKNRYFGYLGLFTFSMLGLLSTGSIMFIYIFWELVGLSSYLLIGFWGFKDEAANACSKAFITNRVGDFGFFLGILMLFITYGTFDLFVIFDMIGKGQYPLGSEMWLTVTGLLLFAGAVGKSAQFPLHVWLPDAMAGPTPVSALIHAATMVAAGVYMIVRLFPMFTESAFLIIGIIGGFSALMAATIALTQLDIKKILAYSTVSQLGLMVLAVGVGAYQAAIIHLLFHAFFKAGLFLGSGSIIHATHTQDIMDMGGLRKKMPVTFYTTLIYSLSLVGFPLTIGFLSKEMILTSSITLGSLSGNYIYFIFAVLTSTLTSFYIFRYVFLIFFGEPRNHHAYEHAHDFNIFIKLPLILLAALCFFFLFTFNPITLHGTYLTELLFRLPKILLPASVTYPFLTSAGEGTIYSEAYMHTLHGSEIIVTVISGLIITFGIGTAWYMYMNKKMLPKVPEGFLGKMYLFSQKAWYIDALYDATIIRVTYLTATLMTLIDRYVIDGAVNLGAKITMMLGRFGAAFDRYVVDGLVNLVAWINGIASMIIRKFQTGKVQTYLTLVMVFIVIFVMYIFSN; this is encoded by the coding sequence ATGAATACTCTCACTATTTATCAGATACTGATAGTCTTGTTGCCTCTTTCGGGCTTCCTGGTGGCTGTTCTTAGTCCCAGGAGCATGAAGAAGTCGTACATCGCAGAAGTAAGCATTATGTTTGTTTCGCTTCTCATGGCAGCATTTCTGTTTATTACCAAAATCCACGATTATCCTGATGAAACGATTCGATACTCATTCGTTTTGTTTTCTCTCTCCGGTGCGGGAGAAGGATTCAAATTCATGGTTGACCTCACAATGGACAACATGACTGTTTCTCTTCTCTTCATGGTAACCCTGATCAGTTTTCTTGTGCACTTCTTCTCTTTGGAGTATATGCATGATGAGCCACTGAAAAACAGGTACTTCGGATATCTTGGACTTTTCACCTTCTCGATGCTCGGTCTTCTAAGTACCGGAAGCATCATGTTCATTTACATCTTTTGGGAACTCGTCGGTCTCTCATCATATCTGTTGATCGGATTTTGGGGATTCAAGGATGAAGCTGCAAATGCGTGCAGTAAGGCTTTCATCACTAACCGTGTTGGTGATTTCGGCTTCTTTCTCGGAATTTTAATGCTTTTCATCACCTACGGTACATTTGACCTTTTTGTCATATTTGATATGATCGGAAAAGGTCAGTATCCACTAGGAAGTGAAATGTGGCTGACAGTAACGGGCCTGCTCCTTTTTGCCGGAGCGGTTGGCAAATCAGCTCAATTCCCTCTCCATGTGTGGCTTCCCGATGCGATGGCGGGTCCGACTCCGGTGAGTGCTCTCATCCACGCTGCCACGATGGTTGCTGCCGGTGTTTACATGATCGTTAGACTCTTTCCAATGTTTACAGAGAGTGCGTTCCTTATCATCGGAATAATTGGTGGATTTTCGGCTCTTATGGCTGCCACTATAGCTCTCACACAGTTGGATATCAAGAAAATTCTCGCTTACTCAACAGTCAGCCAACTCGGTTTAATGGTTCTGGCGGTAGGTGTAGGTGCATACCAGGCGGCGATTATTCATCTCCTGTTTCATGCATTTTTCAAAGCAGGTCTCTTTCTCGGATCAGGTTCCATTATCCATGCAACCCACACACAGGATATCATGGATATGGGCGGATTGAGAAAGAAAATGCCGGTAACTTTCTACACCACCTTGATTTACTCACTGTCGCTCGTAGGTTTTCCTTTAACGATTGGTTTCCTGAGTAAAGAGATGATACTTACTTCATCTATCACTCTTGGCTCACTTTCCGGCAACTATATCTATTTTATCTTTGCCGTTCTCACAAGTACTTTGACATCATTCTACATCTTTAGATATGTCTTTTTGATATTCTTCGGGGAACCAAGAAATCATCACGCCTATGAGCATGCTCACGATTTCAATATATTCATAAAACTGCCACTCATACTACTCGCGGCACTCTGTTTCTTTTTCCTGTTTACTTTCAATCCGATTACACTTCACGGAACCTATCTTACGGAATTGCTTTTTAGATTGCCAAAAATATTGCTTCCTGCCAGTGTAACATATCCATTCCTGACTTCTGCAGGTGAAGGAACAATCTACTCGGAAGCATATATGCACACTTTGCATGGATCGGAAATAATAGTTACCGTCATTTCCGGGTTGATTATCACCTTTGGAATTGGTACTGCGTGGTACATGTATATGAATAAAAAAATGTTGCCAAAAGTCCCAGAAGGATTTCTTGGTAAAATGTACCTTTTCTCACAAAAAGCATGGTACATCGATGCGCTTTATGATGCAACAATAATAAGAGTAACTTATCTGACAGCTACTCTAATGACTTTGATTGACAGATATGTTATCGATGGTGCAGTAAATCTTGGTGCAAAAATAACAATGATGCTCGGCAGATTTGGTGCAGCTTTCGATCGCTATGTCGTTGACGGGCTCGTTAACCTCGTTGCCTGGATTAATGGCATAGCAAGCATGATAATAAGAAAATTCCAGACCGGGAAGGTACAGACCTATCTGACTCTCGTTATGGTGTTCATAGTAATTTTTGTAATGTATATTTTTTCTAATTAA